Proteins from one Chroococcidiopsis sp. CCMEE 29 genomic window:
- a CDS encoding cation transporter — MSDDCCHKKAGEVSKLRKQQSRVLWTVLLINAVMFVVELGAGIRSASLSLTGDSLDMLGDALVYGSSLLVINQGRKAQARSALLKGSIMFLSAVAVFARASYQLFAQTMPEVRAMSAVGLIALFANLLCLFLLTRHRNDNINMSSVWLCSRNDIIANTSVLGAAFFVFLTNSLLPDLVVGLLLTVVFVKSASKVVSQSWRELQQA, encoded by the coding sequence ATGAGTGATGATTGCTGCCACAAGAAGGCTGGCGAAGTGTCCAAACTCAGAAAACAGCAGAGTAGAGTTTTGTGGACCGTTCTGCTCATCAATGCCGTAATGTTTGTGGTGGAATTAGGAGCTGGTATTAGGTCTGCATCACTTTCGCTGACGGGAGATTCGCTCGATATGCTAGGGGATGCGTTGGTTTATGGTAGTAGTCTTTTAGTCATCAACCAAGGGAGGAAGGCTCAAGCAAGGTCGGCACTGCTCAAGGGGAGCATTATGTTTTTGTCAGCTGTGGCTGTCTTCGCCAGAGCCAGCTATCAGCTATTTGCTCAGACAATGCCAGAGGTGAGGGCAATGAGTGCGGTAGGGTTAATAGCCTTGTTTGCCAACTTGCTGTGTCTATTCTTATTGACTAGACACAGAAACGACAATATTAATATGTCCTCGGTATGGCTTTGTTCTCGCAATGATATCATTGCTAACACTTCTGTTCTGGGAGCTGCTTTTTTCGTATTTCTGACAAACTCTTTGCTACCCGATTTAGTTGTCGGACTTCTGCTCACCGTAGTCTTTGTCAAATCAGCTTCTAAAGTTGTTTCTCAGTCTTGGAGAGAATTACAACAAGCCTAA
- a CDS encoding transposase — MREITKPSTAKCNLDTYTLFLLAEPKYAGCNRLSEILKHVSHDSVNRFLLRERYQPKDLFEEIKPHIQLVGGTLSCDDTVIDKPYSEPNLAELIGYFWSGKHHRIVKGLHLITLYYTDASAKSIPVNYRIYDKREGLTKNDYFRVMITEVLAWGLQPETVTGDAWYSALENLKFLKNREVGFLMGIAKNRKVSTDGKNYTQVQNLEIPDQGLVIHLKNFGRVKVFRRIFKNEAERYYITYLPNSDATEQVSRQEFNESHSIHWGIECYHRALKQLCGVSRFMVRTSEAIKTHIFCSIRAFTKLELMRAEELIENWYELQKNLYLQVAREFILEHLQQKLEVNLHNQSFVNA, encoded by the coding sequence ATCAGAGAGATTACAAAACCATCTACAGCCAAATGCAACCTCGACACTTATACCTTATTCCTGTTAGCTGAACCTAAGTACGCAGGCTGCAACCGCTTGTCAGAAATTCTTAAGCACGTCTCACACGACAGCGTCAATCGCTTCTTGTTAAGGGAAAGATATCAACCTAAAGACTTGTTTGAAGAGATAAAACCACACATTCAATTGGTGGGCGGCACTTTAAGCTGTGACGATACCGTTATTGATAAACCTTATAGTGAGCCAAATTTAGCTGAACTAATTGGATACTTTTGGTCAGGAAAACATCATCGAATTGTTAAAGGGCTTCACCTCATTACCCTGTATTACACCGACGCATCAGCTAAGTCTATCCCAGTTAATTATCGGATCTACGATAAGCGGGAGGGTTTGACAAAAAACGATTACTTTCGAGTAATGATTACGGAGGTTTTGGCTTGGGGCTTGCAGCCAGAAACGGTAACTGGTGATGCTTGGTATTCAGCCCTTGAAAATCTGAAATTCTTGAAAAACCGGGAAGTAGGATTTCTCATGGGTATTGCCAAAAATCGAAAAGTCTCAACTGATGGTAAAAATTACACCCAGGTACAAAATTTGGAAATTCCTGACCAAGGTTTGGTAATACATCTGAAAAACTTTGGGCGCGTCAAAGTATTTCGGAGGATATTCAAAAACGAAGCCGAGAGATACTACATTACATACCTACCTAATTCAGATGCTACCGAACAAGTTAGCCGACAGGAATTCAATGAGTCGCACTCAATCCATTGGGGAATTGAATGCTATCACCGAGCCTTGAAACAACTGTGTGGAGTTTCGCGGTTTATGGTCAGAACAAGTGAGGCTATTAAAACTCACATTTTTTGTTCAATCCGAGCCTTTACTAAGTTAGAGTTAATGCGAGCTGAAGAACTAATTGAAAACTGGTACGAATTACAAAAGAATTTGTACCTACAGGTGGCAAGGGAATTCATTCTAGAACACCTCCAGCAGAAACTTGAAGTGAATTTACATAATCAGTCTTTTGTCAATGCGTAA
- a CDS encoding metalloregulator ArsR/SmtB family transcription factor, with protein sequence MTKPKPDDVCQVRCFNIDLVTQVCEAMPGDEVLEEAQILFSALADKSRLKILYALSNNQELCVCDVASMLGVKVAVASHHLRKLRDLKILKYRNDGKLAYYSLKDQRIVEVLYYALGQIAG encoded by the coding sequence GTGACAAAACCAAAACCAGACGATGTCTGTCAGGTGCGGTGTTTTAATATAGACTTGGTAACCCAAGTCTGTGAAGCAATGCCTGGGGACGAGGTTCTGGAAGAAGCTCAAATACTCTTCAGTGCTCTAGCAGACAAGTCACGACTAAAAATCCTCTATGCCCTCAGTAATAATCAAGAGCTTTGCGTCTGTGACGTAGCATCAATGCTTGGGGTTAAGGTAGCAGTTGCCTCCCACCATCTGCGAAAACTGCGAGACCTCAAGATACTCAAGTACAGAAATGATGGCAAACTTGCCTACTACTCACTAAAAGACCAACGTATTGTAGAAGTTCTCTATTATGCACTCGGGCAAATAGCAGGCTAG